One genomic window of Branchiostoma lanceolatum isolate klBraLanc5 chromosome 5, klBraLanc5.hap2, whole genome shotgun sequence includes the following:
- the LOC136434551 gene encoding endoprotease bli-like, giving the protein MSLLIFQIIEDYYLLRERNDVRLNGNQRRAMFLVESKVEWFQQQIPRPRHLYSCDEKPNQTFPVPHFNDEHWKNNLQTYLYCGDVHMNVLPAWKSNYYGQGVAVSVVDDGIFSENPDLRPNIANGLSYSIIDDSPDATPSDAIFSHGTRCAGIVAAKANNRFCGVGVAPKAKIAGVKLFASAIQDLTDAEEALALSHGSNNVSIYSCSFGPSDYSNVLEGPDPLTFAAMKRSAEKGRGEKGSIYVFSAGNGGNYGDSCAYNGYINNIYTIGISAVLKNGSLASYDEACTSIFGVTYSRVYGEVNATLVVPYGPDSCNTKFSGTSAAAALGSGVIALTLSANQALTVRDVQHLIARTSNSNGICGKTWKTNAAGFRVSDYCGFGLLDAGKLTLLAATWRSVSEQVVCTLRQLEDSVIPQDGQLETNVTMSPQNCEKGTIQQLEHVLLTVNITFPHRGHLRIAITSPQNTTSVIVPGRPTDEEPDLAWTFMTIHHWGERAEGTWTLHIENTHPHLNNTGVLHDWEVVFHGTKESAIQDEETDSSIVPSVQERRRDLEELELVQFLRDEAEVNLEVEKATEDDEDEIDLLIRETKAGLSPGEGLKSYQKTSGF; this is encoded by the exons ATGTCGCTCTTGATCTTCCAGATTATTGAAGATTACTACCTCTTAAGAGAAAGGAATGACGTCAGATTGAATGGAAACCAAAGAAGAGCAATGTTTCTTGTGGAATCAAAG GTGGAATGGTTCCAACAGCAAATTCCTCGCCCAAGACATCTCTATTCCTGCGATGAAAAACCCAACCAGACTTTCCCTGTACCACACTTCAATGACGAACATTGGAAGAACAACCTGCAAACTTACTTG TACTGTGGAGACGTCCATATGAACGTCCTGCCTGCCTGGAAGAGCAACTACTATGGTCAAGGGGTTGCAGTTAGCGTGGTCGACGATGGCATATTCTCGGAAAACCCCGATCTTCGGCCAAACATT GCCAATGGTCTGTCATACAGCATCATCGACGATTCACCAGACGCAACACCATCAGATGCCATTTTCAG CCATGGCACCAGATGCGCAGGAATAGTTGCAGCGAAAGCGAACAACAGGTTCTGTGGCGTTGGAGTTGCACCTAAAGCCAAAATAGCAG GAGTCAAGCTCTTTGCTAGTGCCATACAAGACCTAACAGACGCCGAAGAAGCGCTGGCCTTAAGTCACGGCTCCAACAATGTCAGCATCTATTCCTGTAGCTTCGGTCCATCTGACTACAGCAACGTATTAGAGGGCCCTGATCCCCTTACGTTTGCTGCGATGAAAAGGTCGGCTGAAAAA GGCCGAGGTGAGAAGGGATCGATCTACGTGTTCTCTGCCGGCAATGGTGGAAATTACGGCGACAGTTGTGCCTACAACGGCTACATCAACAACATCTACACTATCGGCATCAGTGCAGTGCTCAAGAACGGAAGTCTTGCGAGCTACGACGAAGCGTGCACCAGCATATTTGGGGTTACCTACAGCAGGGTATATGGTGAAGTGAACGCGACTTTG GTGGTGCCTTATGGACCTGATAGTTGCAATACCAAATTCTCTGGAACGTCCGCCGCTGCTGCATTGGGATCTGGCGTCATAGCACTTACTTTAAGTGCAAA CCAAGCACTAACTGTACGGGATGTTCAGCATCTGATCGCAAGAACGTCAAACAGCAACGGCATTTGTGGAAAAACATGGAAGACGAACGCTGCTGGTTTTAGGG TGAGTGACTACTGCGGATTCGGGCTGCTTGATGCCGGCAAGCTGACCTTGTTAGCTGCGACATGGAGATCCGTTTCAGAGCAGGTCGTTTGCACCTTGAGACAGCTTGAAGATAG TGTCATACCGCAGGATGGGCAGCTTGAGACAAACGTCACCATGTCTCCTCAAAACTGCGAAAAAGGAACAATTCAGCAGTTGGAACACGTCCTGTTGACCGTGAACATCACATTCCCTCACCGCGGTCACCTGAGAATCGCGATAACATCCCCCCAGAACACCACGTCCGTCATCGTCCCAGGTAGACCTACTGACGAGGAGCCTGACCTGGCCTGGACCTTCATGACCATCCACCACTGGGGCGAGAGGGCGGAGGGAACATGGACTCTGCACATCGAGAACACGCATCCTCATCTGAACAACACAG GCGTGCTGCATGATTGGGAGGTGGTCTTTCATGGAACAAAAGAGTCTGCAATACAAGACGAAGAGACAGACAGCAGCATTGTTCCA AGTGTGCAAGAACGGAGGAGGGATCTGGAGGAGCTGGAACTAGTTCAGTTTCTCCGAGATGAGGCGGAGGTTAACTTGGAGGTGGAGAAGGC CACTGAGGATGACGAAGACGAGATTGACTTGTTGATACGAGAGACGAAGGCTGGGTTGAGTCCAGGTGAGGGACTCAAGTCCTATCAGAAGACTAGTGGTTTCTGA